The nucleotide window TGACAAGAAATTATCTGTTTCTTTCACACTTGAGCAATACAATTTCCTTCATCTTCTATCCTGTTTTTGCTGTTTAACTGGAGGATGGAAAAGAAACTTCTTATGGTTACAATCAATACATCAAGAAATTTCACTCTAAGGCTTATTTTGTGGTAATTCTAAATTGAATATATATGGCAATTTACGAAGGAATATTCATATGTTGCTTATTTTGATGAGAGTATGGGACCAAAGATTTAGTTCTTTGGTATCAGATTATAATGGTTTAatgtaaaatgactcattaaattctgtgcacttcttatttatgtgaagttgctcAAGACGTTAGCTGTCAGGCCAATCTGAAACAATCTCTGTTTGTCTTACCACTACAAGGTAAAGTTGCGTACATCTAACCTCCAAACCCCACCGTAGGTGTGGGAGCCATGTAATGGCATTGGACAATGGAATGTTGTTGCTACTATCGAATATTCATATTTTTGGATGACCTTTTCTTTCCTTTATAACGTCACAAGATGACTATTTAGTTGTACCAGAATCAAGTAGGAAACAGAATCAAGTGGTTGTACATAATTGTGTAGTCCACCCCTTGTATTGTGGAAATTGTTCTCTTAAAATGGATTGGTTATGATTAAGGAATGGATCTGAGGCCATTTCGAGATTATGGGACTTTGTCCCACATCGAATGTATGGGCAACTAATGTGAGGTTTGTAGAGTAAATGAGCTCTCTCACCTACTAGGCTAGTCTTCAAGGTGAGTTCTCTTGTTTGTTCTATAACACCTTCCTAGGTCATAAGTGTGAAAATCAATGACTTAAACATGTTGCTAAATTTTTCTCTtgtatgttttattattattctatgaGAGGAGTTTTCAGAGTAGAGGGAATGGAATGATCCCACTTTGTTGTTTTATGCACGACAATAtgcataattttgtttttatatttttggttaATTTCTCGTTTTACCGAGAGATATAATATGAAAGTTTTATCATAATACAGGTTCAAGTGAGAAATATTAACAATGCTACTGCAAATGATACAAATACCATTCCCATCAGATTAAAAACCTTTGTGGAGCTAACCATGGATATTGCCTCAGCTTCACCTAGACGGTATTTCTTTGAGGTATTTTGGTTCTTTGAAGTTCTAATAGCTGTTTTTTAAATCCTCATCTTCTCAATATGCTTCTTTGGTATCTCCCATTTCAGTGCACTGAAAAGCATGCATTTAAATTACATTGTGTTAGTGAGGCATGGTGTTCTGATATTCTAAGAGGCTTATTAGGAAGAAACAGGATCCAACAGAAAGAAGTGAACTTTCAAATTAAAACCAGAGTTGAAATAAAAGTGGATGAGCTAAAGAGTGGAACCAATCCACCGGAgaaccaaaaaaaattcaatgaaaGATCTATGCACTACTATGTCTGGCTTTGTCCACTTTTACATCACCTTCAAAATAAATCTATTTATTCCAGTTTTCTATCGTTGTAGATTTTTATGGGTCAGTAACGAATCCAAGATAGTAGTACAAGGTGGGCCGAACACCCACCTCTATATGTGTGCTGAACTAACTCAACTGCCATTCTACGCTGCTAtttacacaattcaatattaattgaACTTTTAATCAAAGGACCCTGGCTATGGCCTAGGAAGACTCGGGCCTGGATTCCCCACTGATCCATCAAGCCAGGCTCTTGTCACTCGTAACTCAAATCACATTCTTAGTGTAACAAACCATGTCATCTCACCAAGTAAAAGCCTGATATTATATACTTGGTAATGTTATATAGGAGTACTTGTAATATGTTCGTTAGGGTTCTAACAAGCCTTGGTACTACAGGTGATGAGTTACTTTGCCACAGCTGAGCATGAAAAGGAAAGATTACAATATTTTGCTTCACCTGAGGGCCGAGATGATTTATACCAATATAATCAGAAGGAAAGAAGAACTGTTCTTGAGGTGAATTATTTCCGTTGTTTCTTACTTCAGTAGTAAATTTGACACATCTTTATAATTCGTATGTGCATCATTTCCCCAACTTCTTCTATTTCATATATCATTTCTAATGGTACTTAGGTTTTGGAGGATTTCCCATCTGTCCAAATGCCATTTGAATGGTTGGTTCAATTGGTTCCACCATTGAAAACTAGAGCATTCTCCATTTCTTCATCTCCTGCCGCTCATCCTAATGAAGTACATTTGACTGTGAGCGTGGTTTCATGGATGACACCTTTCAAAAGGAAGCGATACGGTCTTTGCTCAAAGTGGCTTGCGGAACTGGATCCACAACAAGGTGTTTCCCTCATTATTCTGAGCCATTGCATCCGATTATGTCATGTCTCGTATCTGTCAAAATGTAAAATGCTAaagtttttattcatttatgtgAACAGGGATTTTAATTCCAGTTTGGTTCCAAAAGGGTCTACTTCCAGCTCCATCTCTGTCACTTCCCCTTATTCTCATAGGACCTGGTACCGGCTGTGCTCCTTTCAGAGGATTTGTGGCTGAGAGAGCCATCCAGAGTCAATATGGTCCAACTGCCCCAGTTCTTTTCTTTTTCGGTTGCCGAAATAAAGATGACTTCTTATATAGCGATTTTTGGTTGCTCCATTCGCAAGATGGAGGGGTTCTTTCAGAAGAAAAAGGTGGAGGATTTTATGTTGCATTCTCGAGAGACCAACCACAGAAAGTTTATGTACAACATAAAATGCAGGAACATAGGCATAAAGTCTGGGATTTACTCAGTAAAGGGGCTTCAGTTTATGTTGCTGGTTCCTCTACCAAAATGCCTTCCGATGTTCTGTCAACTTTCGAAGAAATCGTTAGCACGGAAAGTGAGGTTTCAAAAGAAGCTGCTGTGAGATGGCTCCGGGCTTTGGAGAAGGCTGGTAGGTACCATGTTGAAGCATGGTCCTGAAACGGGATGTTACTATATTCATGTTTTAGCATTAGCTATTGAAATTGTTTAGTTTATTGGATATAACTCGGTCTTTTACAATTTTTTGGTTTAATTTGTATCAATTATCATAGACAATGTAAGAGGTTGAACACTCATTTAGGCTTAACAACACTTATATATACCGTAAAAACATCCATGTTTTTCTTGTACGTTATACATCATATGTCCTTCTCAATTTGCTATTCACAATAGAGTGGGGTTTACTTTTAAGGttgtttttcattattttttaactcttattattaatttgtggATCGCAAAgtattgtatgagacggtcttatcGATAGACACATTTCATACATGTGTTAAATAGTCCATTTGACACATTAtgagataaattttttatttgaagtcGTCTCACCGAGAGCCGATCTCTTACAAGAGTAGCTCGTTGTGGATACAATTGAAAATTTTCCTATAAAGAGAGTAAAGAATTAGTCATTTAtgtaaagtggtgagaatttaaCCCCTATTAGAAGAATGAAGGAGAAAATTGTTAaccatttcatttaaaaaatctctttaacaaaaataaagaaaataaattttgtaaaatgaaaaacaaaaattatttagaataatctCACTTACTGCTTATCTGATGtaaataatttctattattgaTTATTACTAAATAATTTAATGTTGTATACTTTTTTTATTGACAACACCCCTTAtcacattttaacattttaaccGGCTACTGTAAATATCTACCACCAAAGAGAATTAGGATAGACCAACAAAAAAGCATAAGATTGAATAAAAAGTGAATGTAAAGGGTAGTAAGTACATATTATAACTGGTTAAAATGACAAGAGGTACTGTCACTCTGTCAGTAAAAATATACTAGAATTATTTAGATAAATTAATAGCATAAATTATTGTCAACAGATAGTAGCCAAGCTGAGaaaaaatttcatttcaaaaaaaaaaaaaaagctgagAAAAAATTTTCTTATCCAGTTTAGTTCATATTAGTGAGGAGCACTAGTTTCTCATATCTTCTTTTCCTCTTTGAGCTTTGAAGATGCTTTCAATGGCAGTTCAACCTAACATCAATGCCATTGCTAAACCTTCAACATACCCATCTCCTAAACTATCCTTTAAACCCTTCAACGTTTCCACCTTTGCAAACCCAAAACATTTTTCTTCTCCTTCATTTCCTCACTTGAAGAAGAAAGATTGGAACTTTTCTCTTTCTGCTGCACCTGAAACCATTTCTGATGTATCCCTTGATGAAGCTTCTGTAgatattgatgatgaattgCCTGTCAACAAagaggttttttatttttacttttttattctttccctgtattttttaggatcttttTTCTATATTCATGAATTTTGGTTATTTAATGTGGATTTTCGTTTAATTTCTGTTTTGAGtatgaataaatttattatttgaaatcGTTTTTAGGTGCTAGTTTGATggtaaagatttttttttttttttttttttggtggtgTAGAAATTGAAGTTTTAGGTAAAAATTCATGCTTAGTTGGTTTTGAATGTTACTCCTAAATACTTAAATTTTCTCAATTATTTGTAGCTTTAAAGATAAATTTTGTTCATCATATcttattttatgaacttatcTTGATTCTTGCAAAGTAGGTTGATTTCAGCTCAATGTTCTTTCAATGTTAACTCTAAATATCCTGGTTCTTATTCCCTGCTAatattgaacacaataatatgtaaaaaTTGCTTATGAAGGCAAATTTAGCATATTAGAAGATGAACCTATACTCATTTATAGgttacacaattcaatattaaataaGTTTTTTAGTCAAATGATCCCGGCCTAGATTTCCCTGTTTGAAAGTAATAACAGAAATCAAGATTGCGGTGTTAACTGCTACTGATGTTCTTGTATCCTATATTACTCGGGtttattttgcttcacgtacccatgtccgatccttgatactCGGaaattggtatggcacttagatacttcattttaggcgtaaattCAACATTTAGATGTATCCCACACatggacacgtaccagtatccaacAATAGTACCTGAatccaagtaacatagcttGCATCATATATTCATGAGGTCTCATAGACGCGTTTAATACATGGGCCAAATAGCCGAACTAATACAATTTATGAGAATGGcgttcttgttttgaggtcgtctgaCTGAAAGACGTCTCTCACAACTCACAAGAGTAGTTGTCATATATAAGGTTCAAATTGGTTTGATCTGTACATAGATAGTCATTTAGTTAATTATGTTTTGTAATGAAGTTGTGATTGATTTGGTCTGTTGCAATATCAATGTAGAAGCTTAAAGTAGTAGTGAAGCCACTGGATAAACCAAGGCTGGTTTTGAAGTTTATTTGGATGGAAAAAAACATCGGTCTTGCCCTTGATCAAACCATACCGGGTCATGGTACAATACCTTTAAGCCCATACTACTTTTGGCCGCGGAAAGACGCATGGGAAGAGCTGAAAGTGTTGCTTGAGAGTAAGCCTTGGATTTCTCAGAAACAAATGATTATTCTACTGAATCAAGCCACTGATATCATCAACTTGTGGCAACAAAGTGGTGGTAATATTGCTTAATGTTCTGATTTTGGTTGCTTTTCTTATCTTTAGGAAAATGTTGTCTCATGTTGTGTTGGAGTTTTCTCATTGTTATCAACTAGACATTGCTGTTGCTTGATCGTTACACACATTTAATTGAACAAAACATAGATATATTGTTTTCGGCCTATCTGTATGTCTCAcaatgagacgacctcaaaacaagaagttcaaaagcttaaaaatttctattatgggctatttaacccaagtatgatACATGTATCACGGTAAGACCATcttatataagaatttgtgtattgtTTTTGCCTATGGCGTACATCGGGACGTCTGTTTTCATTTGCAGGTCATTCTCGAGCCGATAGTCTCACTGGCCGCAACCTCCTTATCTATTTTGATATAAGGGTATGGTCTGCCGTCTTGCAATCGACCTGATTTTGCTTCGAATTCATGTATTTATTTTCCATGGTTCAATTCACACAACAAAACCTGCAGGCTATTGTACTTGTGTTAGGTTACAAgaccttttctttctttgttgcaAGAAATCCTTTAGTAATCACTATTAAGCTTCCGGAATTGTCCATAAAAAACTCTAATAATAAGAAACTACTGAGACTGTCTCTTTAGTCATTACAACATTTTGTGCAACCCATTAGTTTTGTGCTACCTATACTTTTGTTGAATGTTCAATGACAACTCTATGTGACTTGTTTTATCGTCAAGTGGCCGAAGGATGACTTGTTTCGGTCTTATCAGTCCGGTAAGCCCCTCTCACCCTCCAAGGGGTCAGACACGAGCATGTGTAGGCCATGACCAGGGTCATTTgactaaaaatcaaataagtaatattgaatATACATCGAAAAATAGTAGCGAATTGGTTCAGCATACATGCAGATGTAAACTTTGGCCCCCATATGGCCTATACGTGTATTCTAGATTCACCCGTGTCTCCCTCAACTAGCTGCTGATAAGATTCCTTTCAGTAATTCACATTCTtgtttgaaaatcattgcattcAAGTTGGTTGCTTAGCATCCTGAAGCAGCATCTCATGCTTTCCAAATTTGGAGTTATTTAGTGTTGTTGAATATCTGCATGTTGATGCCAATTAACCCTAATTTCATTCTTGGGTGCAATTTCTTTGACAAAGTTAAATTTTGTTTCCAAACTTGGTCTGCTTCTTGATAACTTCTGTATAATCTGAAAATAagatattattaaataaataattaaaaattgtcaAAACTTAAATGTgctcttttattattgtttttttctatttttagttttaaaaatctcacaaattttatcaaattaataccATTAAAAAATAGAGGGAATACGTGTTTGTTAACAGTTTAAATTTCATTCACATCTCATTTCAAGTGAAATAGTAAGCACCATTGAGGCATGTGTTGCATCTACACTTTAAACCTAAAGGTTCTCGTGTAAGAGAGTATGTTATAGTATATATCAAATTGTAGGATTTTAATCATCAGTCTAAGCTTATGGTTGAAACTCCTATGCTACACTATAAAACTCTAACAGTCACTATAaagtattaaactttaaaattttacattcGTCCAGCAATGAGTAACTTAGTTGGTTATATGGAGATCTCTTTAGACCTAAGCagagaatttgaaaatgtcacCTCTTGATGATTTGGGCTGAGTCTGTTAGCTCTTAAATAGTTTATCATTTATGATTCTTTGTCATCTAAAGTCACAAATCAGAAGTTTAACCGGTGCGCATTTCTAAAATCGACGCTCTAAAGTAATGATCACTTTTGACTTTACCATGCTTTTTTCACCAACTTAGGGCATCTAAGCATAATTTAGTACGAGCAATAATAAATTAGTGCATAAATTTACCTTATCATTAACTCCAAAACATGTAGGAGACTCAAGTGCTTGAATTATGAACTCCTGCCCAAATTTGGATGTAAAATAATTTCGAATATGTTGTAATTCTGGAAAGTCTCCAATTCTTGATGATGCAAAAATCAAGCTCCCTATGGCTTCCTTATATTCCTCTGGACATTCTCTGAAAAAAAAAgtgtataatatataaatatataaatttttttattcggAAGAAGGCTAGAAATTCCTACAGGTTACAGGTTACAGGTTAGTGATGAGAAAAGGAATTTAATCTTTTATAtaaatggtgagaatcgaaATTTTGTATGAAAGGAAAAGCggaattttcatataattaatatattctaTTAAGCAACCTAATGTAACACAAAAATAGAGCATACTTTACAAACACAAAAACTTGAACGAGACAGTCTCATTATGAGATCGTTAATTTGGACCGGTTTaattcgcgcgtgtaacaacattttaattttttggctttatcaattttgaccttaaaggtatcaattttgaaaattggtacctttaaggtcaaaattgatacgtttaagattaaaattgaaaaatgcccaaaaaatgaaaaaaatgcccAGGTTGTTATACGCGCGGATTTGGCTGCCCAAATTGATGGTCTCATTATAAGGTTGTCCTGTCCAAGACCAGCTGCTTTACAAAAACACAAATTGTAGTATGAGGCAGTGTCACGGAGAGATGCGTCTGATACATTGGTTAAATAGTATGTCTCATGCATACATATTATGAGAAACTAACTTGTTCTTTATTACAATAAGGACTTAACCATTAAAGTCGTCTTACTGAGGAATAGTCGTCTTACTGAGGGATAATctctcacaagtcacaacacAAGAGTACAATAAATACTTAACCATTGAGCTTAAACCATAAAAGAGAGATGAGAAACTAACTTGCTTTTTTGGATCGATGATACATTTTGTGCAAGAAAATTACAATAAGAGTCTATCATATCAAATACATCCAACATGTTCTTGCTCTCTATTACATGCTCAACCTGTTCAATCAACATAAGATCAAGAATATAAGATTAAGATTAGTTGTCAGCTCAAATTTTTACCGCAAtactataatattttattatatcaatGTCATTACGTGAAGCTCATATGGGAGAATTTGTAGTGTCGGATACTCGAATATATACGACCTTATCCTTGTAATAAAAAGAGGTTGTTTTTATCCGGTTCGAGGCGTCCTAAGCCATAACTAAAGTTATTTATATTGAATTGTATAGCATATGAgacagaataataaataatcaagTTTAATCTGTATACATGTTGAGATGAGTGTTTGATCCACCCTGTACCAGTATCCTCAATTCACCCTGAATCTTCTAAAATtccaaataaacaaaaattgcTCATCACACGTGATTTATTCCCAACAAATCACAAAACGATAGAACTATAAAATTGTGTTATTTCGAGAATGGATACGAAAAGTATAAGTAGAAGAATTACTCGAAGAAGAGCATGATGTTGATGACCAAGGTGAAGGAGTTGAACAACATCTGAAATTGAGCATGAGTAAAGAGCTTGTTGCCTATTCTTTAAATATGAATTTCTTGTAATTGCATGCTTTAAATAACACAcaaattttgatgattttcttcctaataatataccaaatctACTTTTCCCcatttttggttgattttttctTTGCATTTCtatagtttatgcaacatttttGTGCACAAGAAACATTTTATAGTATAGGAATATGGGTCAATTGTATGGATAGTTAAGTGAATAACTCAAAGTCCAAACAGGATTTTGGGTCAAATATGGTGTGGGTTAACCCGTATAACAAGAATTgatcaattttgatttttgaactgtttaatatcatatataatatcatcaatgaattaattcaaccaaaaatttaagtcGATGGTTGATAATTAAAATTGTATTGATATGGCTATAAGTCTTATTACGTCCTATATTATTAGAATCTTTTGATGAGTTAAAAATAGGGACGAAGCAAAAATTTTGAAGGCCCTATTTATTTTTGCGATGCCTTTTAAAATGATccctttattatatttaaaaattaatttgtttccactttaagaaaaataattcaagacaaaatatatcGTGAAACATTatattactttaaatataataaaggtTTACAAATAAATCACTTATAAGTTAAAAGTGTGCTCGAAACTGGGCCTAAACAACTCCATTTAATATTTGAGACCTTTTATTTCGGAGGCTAGGCGGTCGGCTACCCAGATACCCCTAAAATCGGTCATGGTTAGAAATGTAATTTCAGTGCATGTTCTCAATCATACATAATGCtaaacatttcatttaaaaaaagcGATTGATGAGATCTGAATTCGTAATCTTTCTGTcatcttaaaatttaatattatactaaaaaaTCAATTACTTTGATTCAAACGCCTATATAAATTACATACTCTATCATAGTGACCCATTCGCATACTGGTATAAATAATACAACTAATTAATGTTCAAATTGATGACTAGTAGTTTAAAATAAATTGATGACTACTAATGTCATTTCTCGATAGTTTCTAGTTTCTACCATATGTTTACCAAGTAAAGAAGTCATGTTTCACTTTTCATCTTTAGTAGTTTATAAAAAACCTACTTTTTTGACTTATTTAGCTTCtagatttagtttaataattcaaGACTATATTATTCTCCgataaatgttttatttatttttcaaatcatTCAACTAtcactattttatattttattctcaatttataaattaaaacataatatgtGAGATTTTTAGAATTGACATAATACATTGATAAGTGtataaaattaaatgggacacttaattagaataggagggagtaaagaTATATATGAATGTTTGTCGATTgactttttcatgatttttttgttaaacaGTTAAAAAAGTATTTAATATATAACTTTTAAGTCAAACTAAAAAGCAGCTCATAGTAGTTTaattttattggcttttaacCTTTAACCTACACTTTCCCGAAAAAAATAGTTAACTGTCAATAATATCAAATATCTTCACAAAAGTCAACTTTACCTAGTTAAACATAGTGATTTGCCTAATTggggttgaaaaataaaaaaaattcaactttgGTGttctttaaaacttaatttcaaaatggtgttcatataataaaatagttttactaTGCTACATTTTTTTGGTTTGGTAATTCCAAACATGCAAGAGGATAAAACTGTTTTATCAAGCAAATATATgcataaacaaatttaaaaaatcccACAAGCCTTATAGAAAAAGTAAAATCTATAAACAACCAaaaatttcaatcaagtccaaaagtcaaaatcaataaagatgTTTGTCGAAGATAGCGTACCCTTTTGATCTCTTGTTAGCATCATCCTTGTGatgaaaatcaatcaaaaatagagataaaaatCTGAAAATTACCTCCATTGCACATTGGAAAAAATATCTCAATAAAAAACGGTGGATTTAGACTGCGGTGATTGATATAGATGGCGACTGTGGTGGAAAGCCGGTGGTTGGCGTGGATGGTGGTTGTCATCAGTCTCTCCAAGTACTCCGTCGTCAATCTTACTGATGTTTAGTTTAGagatttgagaaaataaatagGCTTGTTGTTCGAATTGGAATTGATTTAGTTTTGCTTGGGAGAGATTTAATAGGTTTGGAACTTTCCAAACCACAATCAAATAgagttaattaatttatttcttaataaacactagtttggaaaataaattttgttaaatctccaattgaaaattttttattttccaacactTCTTACTAAGATAAATCATTTAGCTAAACAAAATAAGTTTGGATTGATTTTCATATGGAAAGTGGAAAACACAAAAATGTTAACAACATCCGTTGTAGTCTAGTTGGTTAGGATACTCGGCTCTCACCCGAGAGACCCGGGTTCAAGTCCCGGCAacggaaaatttttatttttaccaaTTCAAAACAACAACATTCAAGATTCTATTGTTGAAATTACATATTTCTTGCTCACCAAACAATCAAATTATAAAGCTATGAATTTACAAGTAAAATAGTAgaagaaatagatcaaaatcaccTCATTTTTATTCCAAATTCACTAATCTAAAATAgcttactattatttttattgagctTTTTAGATGTAGTCTATCAAATTCAAGGTGGGAGTATCAGCTAGTTGGATCACTTAGTGcggtggtgatggtggtggcATGGCCGTCGATTAATATGAGTAAAGCGGTCTATCACAAAGGGTGTCGTGATCAGAGAGCCCCATTATTAGAAGGTCttataaatctatttttatacttatttgatttattattttaatcactACGAATATATGTATACGATTTTACACGAGATTAATTAAGAAATAACCAAAATCACTAAACCATATTAACAAAAAGTATCATCGACATTTACCCAAATAAGCAAATATCCGTTGAAAATCTAAATGATTCCAATGCACTAATATACTAACCCGGTAACATAAAAATACCTCCATCTATTCTTTATCTCTaatttaacaattatttttctaattaaaaacTTGATATCTAGTccatttttgaatttgaatttaatgaaaattgcattttaattcttatcatgatcttctattaaaaaaataattagaaatactttaaaaaaaaagtaaaatgaagAGAATGATATCAAcattaaaattcaataaattcaAACTCAcaatttacaaaatcaagaaaattaGACTAGTAGGTAGTACTTGTATTCAGTGTACATATAGCCTATAAATTATACTTTTTAGGtatgactttttacgcaatctaatacgtaattttaattatttatattaaactattcttaattaaaaattataaaaatttgatataatgaaaatatatgattagacgattcaaaagGATCTCACTAGACTATATTTTCCTTACacattaaccgcaatatataaataagCTTGAAAGATGAATAGTACTATTATGTGTAATGTAACAGCTATTTTAGAAGGTAGGAAGTATAAGAGTAAATTTGTCTCACTTTCTATTTTAGTATAAGTCTCATtaaatttatctaatttaatttCGGGTCATGTTTAACATACTTATTCAAttgtcattaaaatatttaacttaCATTTTTATCTCAACTACATATTTTTTCTATCCTCCCGTAAAATagcatttttcttaatttttccaaTTATATTTGTAGTGAGGCAGTTTTGATGGTACAGAGGTACAAATTTACTCATGGTGTAGATTACTAAATATAGAAACCGAATTGGTTTACTAAATATGGAAACTTGTCATCTTTCAGAACAAGTTACATCTGGTGATCAGATCTGCATAATTGCATGTGCAAACGCCTACT belongs to Amaranthus tricolor cultivar Red isolate AtriRed21 chromosome 17, ASM2621246v1, whole genome shotgun sequence and includes:
- the LOC130804169 gene encoding NADPH-dependent diflavin oxidoreductase 1 isoform X2, which codes for MPWTLPNASVAKLIAESSLCDQRFVIFVVSTTGQGDTPDSMKVFWRYLLQRHLTPNWLGGVNYAVFGLGDSGYQKYNFVAKKLDKRLSDLGGTPIIERGLGDDQHPSGYEGSLDPWMSSLWNTLNRINPNLLPNGVDFVLPDMKLMDQPKVVVTYHVNNTKSPIFSATPDLDSRTLQIQSARMMSTANFPEDKSKPHCWLKMTRNFSLTRAGCGRDVRHIEFEFHFTVVEFEVGDVLEILPTQNPDAVEAFIQRCNLDPEAFITVQVRNINNATANDTNTIPIRLKTFVELTMDIASASPRRYFFEVMSYFATAEHEKERLQYFASPEGRDDLYQYNQKERRTVLEVLEDFPSVQMPFEWLVQLVPPLKTRAFSISSSPAAHPNEVHLTVSVVSWMTPFKRKRYGLCSKWLAELDPQQGILIPVWFQKGLLPAPSLSLPLILIGPGTGCAPFRGFVAERAIQSQYGPTAPVLFFFGCRNKDDFLYSDFWLLHSQDGGVLSEEKGGGFYVAFSRDQPQKVYVQHKMQEHRHKVWDLLSKGASVYVAGSSTKMPSDVLSTFEEIVSTESEVSKEAAVRWLRALEKAGRYHVEAWS
- the LOC130804169 gene encoding NADPH-dependent diflavin oxidoreductase 1 isoform X1 is translated as MEEKLLILYATQTGNAMDAAERIGREADRRGFLSSLFSIDQFDPSSLCDQRFVIFVVSTTGQGDTPDSMKVFWRYLLQRHLTPNWLGGVNYAVFGLGDSGYQKYNFVAKKLDKRLSDLGGTPIIERGLGDDQHPSGYEGSLDPWMSSLWNTLNRINPNLLPNGVDFVLPDMKLMDQPKVVVTYHVNNTKSPIFSATPDLDSRTLQIQSARMMSTANFPEDKSKPHCWLKMTRNFSLTRAGCGRDVRHIEFEFHFTVVEFEVGDVLEILPTQNPDAVEAFIQRCNLDPEAFITVQVRNINNATANDTNTIPIRLKTFVELTMDIASASPRRYFFEVMSYFATAEHEKERLQYFASPEGRDDLYQYNQKERRTVLEVLEDFPSVQMPFEWLVQLVPPLKTRAFSISSSPAAHPNEVHLTVSVVSWMTPFKRKRYGLCSKWLAELDPQQGILIPVWFQKGLLPAPSLSLPLILIGPGTGCAPFRGFVAERAIQSQYGPTAPVLFFFGCRNKDDFLYSDFWLLHSQDGGVLSEEKGGGFYVAFSRDQPQKVYVQHKMQEHRHKVWDLLSKGASVYVAGSSTKMPSDVLSTFEEIVSTESEVSKEAAVRWLRALEKAGRYHVEAWS
- the LOC130804375 gene encoding 30S ribosomal protein 3, chloroplastic-like isoform X1; its protein translation is MLSMAVQPNINAIAKPSTYPSPKLSFKPFNVSTFANPKHFSSPSFPHLKKKDWNFSLSAAPETISDVSLDEASVDIDDELPVNKELKVVVKPLDKPRLVLKFIWMEKNIGLALDQTIPGHGTIPLSPYYFWPRKDAWEELKVLLESKPWISQKQMIILLNQATDIINLWQQSGGNIA
- the LOC130804375 gene encoding 30S ribosomal protein 3, chloroplastic-like isoform X2; this encodes MLSMAVQPNINAIAKPSTYPSPKLSFKPFNVSTFANPKHFSSPSFPHLKKKDWNFSLSAAPETISDVSLDEASVDIDDELPVNKEKLKVVVKPLDKPRLVLKFIWMEKNIGLALDQTIPGHGTIPLSPYYFWPRKDAWEELKVLLESKPWISQKQMIILLNQATDIINLWQQSGGNIA
- the LOC130803831 gene encoding uncharacterized protein LOC130803831, translated to MQRKNQPKMGKSRFGILLGRKSSKFVCYLKHAITRNSYLKNRQQALYSCSISDVVQLLHLGHQHHALLRVILLLILFVSILEITQFYSSIVLKIQGELRILVQGGSNTHLNIYILDLMLIEQVEHVIESKNMLDVFDMIDSYCNFLAQNVSSIQKSKECPEEYKEAIGSLIFASSRIGDFPELQHIRNYFTSKFGQEFIIQALESPTCFGVNDKIIQKLSRSRPSLETKFNFVKEIAPKNEIRVNWHQHADIQQH